A region from the Cyprinus carpio isolate SPL01 chromosome A8, ASM1834038v1, whole genome shotgun sequence genome encodes:
- the LOC109050169 gene encoding ubiA prenyltransferase domain-containing protein 1-like, translating into MACSLKQSGGETCMLSGSNGLNGTKSSGAPSAERRHSGRVSRVARVALDVQGKCAAYVLALRPWSFSASLTPVALGSALAYKLEGSVDLLVLLVCAVAVLVVHGAGNLVNTYYDFSKGIDHKKSDDRTLVDQILKPQDVVMFGAALYSAGCLCATLLYFLSSLKLEHLALIYFGGLSSSFLYTGGIGLKYVALGDVVILITFGPLAVMFAHAVQVGYLSVLPLVYAVPLALNTEAILHSNNTRDMDSDKQAGIVTLAILVGPALSYVIYNLLLFVPYLLFCILATRYTISMALPLLTLPMAFPLERQFRRQCYAKIPQKTAKLNLLMGLFYVFGIILAPQGSLPLL; encoded by the exons ATGGCCTGCAGCCTGAAGCAGAGCGGCGGAGAGACCTGCATGCTTTCGGGATCTAACGGACTGAATGGGACGAAGTCGTCGGGGGCCCCGTCTGCGGAGCGGAGGCACAGCGGTCGTGTGTCCCGCGTGGCGCGGGTGGCGCTGGACGTCCAGGGTAAATGTGCGGCGTACGTGCTGGCGCTGCGGCCGTGGAGCTTCAGCGCCTCCCTCACCCCCGTGGCCCTGGGCAGCGCTCTGGCCTACAAGCTGGAGGGCTCGGTGGACCTGCTCGTCCTGCTGGTGTGTGCCGTGGCCGTCCTGGTGGTCCACGGGGCGGGAAACTTGGTGAACACCTACTATGACTTCTCGAAGGGAATCGATCACAAGAAGAGCGACGACAGGACTTTGGTGGATCAGATCCTGAAGCCGCAGGACGTGGTGATGTTCGGAGCCGCGCTGTACTCCGCAGGATGTCTCTGTGCCACTCTACTCTACTTCCTGTCCTCCCTCAAACTAGAGCATCTAGCTCTCATTTATTTCGGAGGACTGTCGAGCTCTTTTTTATACACTGGAG GCATCGGACTGAAGTACGTGGCTCTGGGGGACGTGGTCATCCTCATCACCTTCGGTCCCCTGGCCGTGATGTTCGCTCACGCCGTGCAGGTGGGTTACCTGTCGGTGCTGCCGCTGGTGTACGCCGTGCCGCTGGCGCTCAACACCGAGGCCATCCTGCACAGCAACAACACGCGGGACATGGACTCGGACAAGCAGGCGGGCATCGTCACCCTGGCCATCCTGGTGGGGCCCGCGCTGTCCTACGTCATCTACAACCTGCTGCTGTTCGTGCCCTACCTGCTCTTCTGCATCCTGGCCACGCGCTACACCATCAGCATGGCTCTGCCGCTGCTCACGCTGCCCATGGCCTTTCCTCTGGAGAGACAGTTCCGCCGGCAGTGCTACGCCAAGATCCCGCAAAAGACCGCCAAGCTCAATCTGCTCATGGGACTCTTCTACGTCTTCGGGATCATACTGGCGCCGCAGGGTAGCTTGCCGTTATTGTGA